A section of the Arthrobacter sp. Marseille-P9274 genome encodes:
- a CDS encoding SIS domain-containing protein, whose translation MRRMAAAARPAGPEAAESYAPVPALVPVPARPARQPGADSVDVVLAHLDEVAPAVESLRAQAAQLAAWGDELAGRLMRGHRLLAAGNGGSAAEAQHLTAELVGRFDGEREAFSAISLHAESSAVTAIANDYGYDQLFARQVLGHGRDGDILILLSTSGKSPNLLNAVEAARRVGVTTWALTGAAPNPLARSCDEFVAVEGQPANAQEGHLMAVHMICRAFDSAVARQGRVGGEGDTR comes from the coding sequence GTGAGGCGCATGGCGGCCGCGGCCCGGCCGGCGGGACCGGAAGCGGCCGAATCGTACGCGCCGGTCCCCGCGCTGGTGCCGGTCCCGGCGCGCCCTGCCAGGCAGCCCGGCGCGGACTCCGTCGACGTCGTGCTGGCCCACCTGGACGAGGTTGCCCCGGCGGTCGAGTCCCTGCGGGCCCAGGCGGCACAGCTCGCCGCGTGGGGTGACGAGCTGGCGGGCCGGCTGATGCGCGGGCACCGGCTGCTCGCCGCGGGCAACGGCGGTTCCGCCGCCGAGGCCCAGCACCTGACCGCGGAGCTCGTGGGGAGGTTCGACGGCGAACGCGAGGCCTTTTCCGCCATCTCCCTGCACGCCGAATCCTCCGCCGTCACGGCCATCGCCAACGACTACGGCTACGACCAGCTCTTTGCCCGGCAGGTGCTGGGCCACGGCCGCGACGGCGACATCCTGATCCTGCTCTCCACGAGCGGCAAGAGCCCGAACCTGCTCAACGCGGTCGAAGCGGCCCGAAGGGTTGGCGTGACCACCTGGGCCCTGACCGGCGCGGCGCCCAACCCGCTCGCCCGCAGCTGCGACGAATTCGTGGCGGTAGAGGGGCAACCGGCCAATGCGCAGGAGGGGCATCTGATGGCCGTACACATGATCTGCCGCGCCTTCGACTCCGCGGTGGCACGCCAGGGCCGGGTCGGCGGAGAGGGGGACACGCGATGA
- a CDS encoding glycosyltransferase: MRISMVSEHASPLAVLGGVDAGGQNVHVAELSAALARRGHFVTVYTRRDSRDLPHRVFMRPGVEVVHVEAGPAEPVPKDELLPYMGELADGISADWGDSPPDVVHGHFWMSGVAALDAARRHSGEGYPVPVLQTFHALGTVKRRHQGAQDTSPEQRAWLEPNVGRSVDRIIATCSDEVFELAAMGIPRGNVSIAPCGVDVDLFTAEGAAEERGRRHRIVTLGRMVPRKGVDISVRALKLLKDRGIGDVELLVVGGSAGPEGLAADPEAQRLLSLARELGVEEQIVLRGQVPREQIPAVLRSADVVVCVPWYEPFGIVPLESMACGVPVVAASVGGLIDTVVDHKTGLHVPPRDPEAVADALAALLADPQFAAELGRAGRQRVRTRYTWDRVAADTERAYGLARSSGARRGSLHVLEGEAL, from the coding sequence GTGAGGATATCGATGGTCTCCGAGCATGCCAGCCCGCTGGCCGTGCTGGGGGGAGTGGACGCCGGCGGCCAGAACGTGCATGTGGCCGAGCTGTCCGCCGCCTTGGCGCGGCGCGGGCACTTCGTCACCGTCTACACCCGGCGGGACAGCCGGGACCTCCCGCACCGGGTGTTCATGCGGCCCGGAGTAGAAGTGGTGCACGTGGAGGCCGGCCCCGCGGAGCCTGTGCCGAAGGACGAGCTGCTGCCCTATATGGGCGAACTGGCGGACGGCATCAGCGCGGACTGGGGAGACAGCCCGCCTGACGTGGTGCACGGGCATTTCTGGATGTCCGGCGTGGCCGCACTCGACGCGGCGCGGCGGCACTCTGGCGAGGGCTACCCGGTGCCGGTGCTGCAGACCTTCCACGCGCTCGGCACCGTGAAGCGGCGGCACCAGGGCGCGCAGGACACCAGTCCGGAGCAGCGGGCGTGGCTGGAACCGAACGTCGGACGCAGCGTGGACCGGATTATCGCCACGTGCTCGGACGAGGTGTTCGAGCTGGCCGCGATGGGGATTCCGCGCGGCAACGTCTCGATCGCGCCCTGCGGCGTGGACGTTGACCTGTTCACGGCCGAGGGCGCCGCGGAGGAGCGCGGACGCAGGCACCGCATTGTCACGCTGGGGCGGATGGTGCCGCGCAAGGGCGTGGACATTTCGGTGCGGGCTCTGAAGCTGCTGAAGGACCGGGGCATCGGCGACGTCGAATTGCTGGTGGTCGGCGGATCTGCCGGCCCGGAGGGGCTGGCAGCGGATCCGGAGGCGCAGCGGCTGCTGTCGCTGGCACGCGAACTCGGTGTGGAGGAGCAGATCGTCCTGCGCGGGCAGGTTCCGCGCGAGCAGATCCCGGCCGTCCTGCGCAGCGCGGACGTCGTCGTCTGCGTGCCCTGGTACGAGCCGTTCGGGATCGTGCCGCTGGAATCGATGGCCTGCGGCGTCCCCGTGGTCGCGGCCTCGGTCGGTGGCCTGATCGACACGGTGGTGGACCACAAGACCGGTCTGCACGTGCCGCCGCGGGATCCGGAGGCGGTGGCGGACGCGCTTGCGGCCCTGCTGGCCGACCCGCAGTTCGCCGCTGAGCTCGGCCGGGCGGGCCGCCAGCGGGTGCGGACCCGGTACACCTGGGACCGGGTTGCCGCGGATACCGAGCGGGCCTATGGCCTGGCCCGCAGCTCCGGAGCCCGGCGCGGTTCGCTGCACGTGCTGGAAGGAGAGGCACTGTGA
- a CDS encoding glycosyltransferase family 1 protein, producing MKILLWHVHGGWTDAFVRGQHEYLLPATPEGGPWGLGRAGREWPESVRDVAPETLGQEDIDVVVLQRPEEVDECARLLGRRPGKDVPAVFLEHNTPKGGVPNSVHPLADQQQIPIVHVTHFNRLFWDCGGARTTVIEHGIVDPGPLYTGELDRLGVVVNEPVRRWRVTGTDLLPGFAEAAPLDVFGMGGDGLPEAVGLGPDRLAVCGDLPGRRLHSELARRRAYLHPLRWTSLGLALLEAMHLAMPVIVLATTEAARAVPPEAGAISTDVDYLRAEAARLVREPEEARARGAVARQAALERYSLAAFLQNWDAVLAEATAGAGRLMAVTERSQL from the coding sequence ATGAAGATTCTGCTGTGGCACGTGCACGGCGGCTGGACCGACGCTTTCGTGCGCGGGCAGCACGAGTACCTGCTTCCCGCGACCCCGGAAGGCGGCCCCTGGGGCCTGGGCCGGGCCGGCCGCGAGTGGCCCGAAAGCGTCCGCGACGTGGCGCCGGAGACGCTTGGACAGGAGGACATCGACGTCGTTGTCCTCCAGCGCCCGGAAGAGGTGGACGAATGCGCCCGGCTGCTGGGCCGCCGCCCCGGCAAAGACGTTCCGGCCGTGTTCCTGGAGCACAACACGCCCAAGGGCGGCGTCCCGAACTCGGTGCACCCGCTGGCGGACCAGCAGCAGATCCCGATCGTCCACGTCACGCACTTCAACAGGCTGTTCTGGGACTGCGGCGGCGCCCGCACCACCGTGATCGAGCACGGGATCGTGGATCCCGGCCCGCTCTACACCGGGGAGCTGGACCGCCTGGGCGTGGTGGTCAACGAGCCGGTGCGGCGGTGGCGGGTGACCGGGACGGACCTGCTGCCCGGCTTCGCCGAGGCCGCGCCGCTGGACGTGTTCGGCATGGGTGGCGACGGGCTGCCCGAGGCCGTCGGGCTGGGACCGGACCGGCTGGCCGTGTGCGGCGACCTGCCGGGCAGGCGGCTGCATTCCGAGCTGGCCCGCCGCCGCGCGTACCTGCACCCGCTGCGCTGGACCTCGCTGGGCCTGGCCCTGCTGGAGGCCATGCACCTGGCCATGCCCGTGATCGTGCTGGCCACGACGGAGGCCGCCCGGGCGGTGCCGCCGGAGGCCGGCGCAATCTCCACGGACGTGGACTACCTCCGGGCCGAAGCCGCGCGGCTGGTCCGGGAACCGGAGGAGGCTAGGGCGCGCGGCGCCGTCGCCCGGCAGGCCGCGCTCGAACGTTATTCCCTGGCGGCGTTCCTCCAGAACTGGGACGCCGTGCTGGCCGAAGCCACGGCCGGCGCCGGCAGATTGATGGCAGTGACCGAGAGGAGTCAGCTGTGA
- a CDS encoding glycosyltransferase family 9 protein: MSRVLVARLDSAGDVLLAGPAVRAIAAGDGAGPNEVLMLCGPQGAAAGQLLPGVAEVFTWASPWIVDPAPPVSDEHLAVLLDWVRSRSVTEAIILTSFHQSPLPLAMLLRLAGVRRITGASVDYAGSLLDVRLKPGEDFPEDQPEAERALRIASAAGYRLPDGDDGRLRVRDVPDAGDLFGGRPYVAVHPGAAVPARAWPPLHHAAAVELLVAAGFNVVVTGGPKERGLTATVAGPDALDLGGETDLRGLAGVLAGASAVVTGNTGPAHLAAAVGTPVVSLFSPVVPAVRWAPYKVPVELLGDQNAACRLSRARECPVPGHPCLADVAPEEVVAAVQRLCLGVASLPARREMRNG, from the coding sequence ATGAGCCGCGTGCTGGTGGCGCGGCTGGACAGCGCCGGCGATGTCCTGCTGGCCGGCCCCGCCGTCAGGGCCATCGCGGCGGGGGACGGCGCCGGACCCAACGAGGTGCTAATGCTCTGCGGTCCGCAGGGCGCCGCGGCCGGGCAGCTGCTCCCGGGCGTGGCCGAGGTGTTCACCTGGGCGAGCCCGTGGATCGTGGATCCGGCCCCGCCCGTCAGCGACGAGCATCTTGCCGTGCTGCTGGACTGGGTGCGCTCGCGGTCGGTCACCGAGGCCATCATCCTCACTTCCTTCCACCAGTCGCCGCTGCCGCTCGCGATGCTGCTGCGGCTCGCCGGCGTCCGGCGGATCACCGGGGCCTCGGTGGACTACGCCGGCTCGCTGCTCGACGTCCGGCTGAAGCCGGGCGAGGACTTCCCGGAAGACCAGCCCGAGGCCGAGCGCGCGCTGCGGATCGCATCGGCGGCCGGTTACCGGCTGCCCGACGGCGACGACGGACGGCTGCGGGTGCGCGACGTTCCGGATGCGGGGGACCTGTTTGGCGGCCGCCCGTACGTGGCCGTGCACCCGGGGGCGGCGGTGCCGGCGAGGGCCTGGCCGCCGCTGCACCACGCGGCGGCCGTGGAGCTGCTGGTCGCCGCCGGCTTCAATGTCGTGGTCACCGGCGGCCCGAAGGAGCGCGGCCTCACCGCCACCGTCGCCGGTCCGGACGCGCTGGACCTGGGCGGCGAGACGGACCTGCGCGGCCTGGCCGGTGTGCTGGCCGGGGCCTCCGCCGTCGTCACCGGCAACACGGGACCGGCGCACCTGGCCGCGGCCGTCGGCACCCCCGTGGTGAGCCTGTTCTCGCCCGTGGTCCCGGCCGTGCGCTGGGCGCCGTACAAGGTGCCGGTGGAGTTGCTCGGGGATCAGAATGCGGCGTGCCGGCTGAGCCGGGCCCGCGAGTGCCCGGTCCCGGGGCATCCCTGCCTGGCGGACGTGGCGCCGGAGGAAGTCGTGGCGGCCGTGCAGCGGCTGTGTCTTGGCGTGGCCTCGCTGCCCGCCCGGAGAGAAATGAGGAACGGATGA